The Clostridium septicum genome contains a region encoding:
- a CDS encoding LytS/YhcK type 5TM receptor domain-containing protein, whose protein sequence is MSQLASNLGYVILIAFTMSKSKIIQKAIEYKEQEKKDIIIVSIVFALLGMIGTYLGINYNGAIVNIRNVSIVAASITCGPIVGGIAGTVASLHRLYYGPLIGTTIPCAIGTLLAGVLPGLLYKKYQIKNEYSYGIFSTIFVETISMILIALMIEDGRSIISTIYVPMVIINSLGILMVMTIIKSIFQEKERLEGEQARITLEITNKTLPYFKEVTNESLKKVCEIIRFSIDAQIVILTDKEEILAYSSQNTKLKLNNRKIVSNYTKRVLKTGETEILKNEEGTELFSCIEGKESKGAIITPLVFDNQVIGTLKVYFNKENGITEKNKHLVIGLANLISYQIQIGKIKKYKEMADKAEIKALQTQINPHFLFNSLHTITSFVRINPERARELIVNLSDYLRYNLEVNGDFISLKKELEQVKAYVSIAEARFGDRIKAHYEIDEFYMNLKIPPLTIEPLIENAIKHGILEKRTGGDIWIRCEKYKDRHRIVIEDDGCGIDSSIIDKIYNGQVDENKIGLYNVHCRMKLIYGKGLKIERLQKGTRISFEI, encoded by the coding sequence TTGAGTCAATTAGCAAGTAATTTAGGATATGTAATATTAATTGCATTTACAATGTCAAAAAGTAAAATAATTCAAAAAGCTATAGAGTATAAGGAGCAAGAGAAAAAGGATATTATAATAGTTTCAATAGTTTTTGCTTTATTAGGTATGATAGGTACTTACCTTGGAATAAATTATAATGGAGCAATAGTTAATATAAGAAATGTAAGTATTGTTGCTGCATCTATTACTTGCGGACCAATAGTAGGAGGAATTGCAGGTACTGTTGCTAGCTTGCATAGATTATATTATGGACCATTAATAGGAACAACAATTCCTTGTGCAATAGGCACTTTATTAGCTGGAGTTTTACCAGGATTATTGTATAAGAAATATCAGATAAAAAATGAATATTCTTATGGGATTTTTAGCACAATTTTTGTAGAAACAATTAGTATGATTTTAATAGCATTAATGATTGAAGATGGAAGAAGTATAATATCAACAATATATGTACCTATGGTAATTATAAATTCTTTAGGAATTTTAATGGTTATGACAATTATAAAAAGCATATTTCAAGAAAAGGAAAGATTAGAGGGAGAGCAAGCGAGAATAACTTTAGAAATAACTAACAAAACTTTACCGTATTTTAAAGAGGTTACAAATGAATCTTTAAAAAAAGTATGTGAAATAATAAGATTTAGTATAGATGCACAAATAGTAATTTTAACAGATAAGGAAGAAATTTTAGCTTATTCATCTCAAAATACTAAGTTAAAGCTTAATAATAGAAAAATAGTTAGTAATTATACAAAGAGAGTTTTAAAAACTGGTGAAACAGAAATATTAAAAAATGAAGAAGGTACAGAATTATTTAGTTGTATTGAAGGCAAGGAATCTAAAGGAGCTATAATAACACCATTAGTTTTTGATAATCAAGTTATTGGAACATTAAAGGTTTATTTTAATAAAGAAAATGGAATTACGGAAAAAAATAAACATTTAGTAATAGGATTAGCTAATTTAATTTCTTATCAAATACAAATAGGTAAGATTAAAAAATATAAAGAAATGGCAGATAAAGCTGAAATAAAAGCACTTCAAACTCAAATAAATCCACATTTTTTATTTAATTCTCTTCATACAATAACTTCATTTGTAAGAATAAACCCAGAAAGAGCTAGAGAATTAATTGTAAATTTATCAGATTATTTAAGATATAACTTAGAGGTTAATGGTGATTTTATCTCATTAAAGAAAGAACTAGAACAAGTTAAGGCTTATGTATCTATAGCTGAAGCTAGATTTGGAGATAGAATTAAAGCTCATTATGAAATAGATGAATTTTATATGAATCTTAAAATACCACCATTAACAATAGAACCACTTATAGAAAACGCAATAAAACATGGTATTTTAGAGAAAAGAACAGGAGGGGATATTTGGATTAGATGTGAAAAATATAAAGATAGGCATAGAATAGTTATAGAAGATGATGGTTGTGGAATTGATTCTAG